A portion of the Tepidanaerobacter syntrophicus genome contains these proteins:
- a CDS encoding dihydrolipoamide acetyltransferase family protein, with protein MIEKIVLEKMSGLMQTGVIEKIYVKDNEQVNKGENIMSISAEKANFEVAAEKSGYIKLMCKEGDELPVGAVLAIIADSVEELTKIEESLKPPSLAEKAEKDVIVSAEKKIRVQPIAKRFAQEYNLDLANVQGTGPNGIITKKDVENAAKKREETGAEEISLTGVKKSMFEHIEKAKEYVQATTFMEIDMSKVKEMRLKKNFSYTTYIIKAVSQSLKKFPIINSILEDKKITIKKQINIGVALDYEGQLYVPVIKNAADRPLEDISNCINEFKEKVAKKTLTIKDMSEGTFTITNSGIFGSSFFVPVINYPQSAILGIGKITERPIIIENSIVIRPILIASLGYDHRIIEGSNAVKFLGEIKNNLENIDKLI; from the coding sequence ATGATTGAAAAAATAGTTTTAGAAAAAATGAGCGGTTTGATGCAAACTGGCGTAATCGAAAAAATATATGTTAAAGATAATGAGCAGGTAAATAAGGGTGAAAATATAATGAGCATTTCTGCTGAAAAGGCAAATTTTGAGGTAGCAGCCGAAAAAAGCGGTTATATCAAACTTATGTGCAAAGAAGGCGATGAACTGCCGGTAGGGGCTGTTTTGGCAATAATAGCTGATTCAGTAGAAGAGCTTACAAAAATTGAAGAATCGCTAAAACCACCTTCTCTAGCAGAAAAGGCAGAAAAAGATGTAATAGTATCAGCAGAGAAAAAGATTAGAGTCCAGCCAATTGCAAAAAGATTTGCTCAAGAATATAATTTGGATTTAGCAAATGTTCAGGGCACGGGACCCAACGGAATTATTACAAAAAAAGATGTTGAAAATGCAGCTAAAAAAAGAGAAGAAACTGGCGCAGAAGAAATTTCTCTGACCGGTGTTAAAAAATCGATGTTTGAGCATATAGAAAAGGCTAAAGAATATGTGCAAGCCACAACTTTTATGGAAATAGATATGAGTAAAGTAAAAGAAATGCGTCTTAAAAAGAATTTTTCTTATACAACGTATATTATCAAAGCTGTTAGCCAGTCGCTAAAGAAATTTCCAATAATCAACTCAATCCTCGAAGATAAAAAAATCACGATTAAAAAGCAAATAAACATTGGAGTTGCGCTAGATTATGAAGGCCAATTGTATGTTCCTGTAATAAAAAATGCTGCAGATAGACCACTTGAGGATATTTCAAATTGTATTAATGAGTTTAAAGAAAAAGTAGCAAAAAAGACTTTGACAATTAAAGATATGTCAGAAGGAACCTTTACTATCACAAATTCAGGAATTTTTGGCTCTAGTTTCTTTGTTCCGGTTATAAACTATCCACAAAGTGCAATTTTAGGGATTGGCAAAATAACCGAAAGACCCATAATAATAGAAAACAGTATTGTCATAAGACCAATTTTGATTGCAAGTTTAGGTTATGATCATCGTATTATTGAAGGAAGTAATGCAGTTAAATTCTTGGGCGAAATTAAAAATAACTTAGAGAATATTGATAAGCTTATATAA
- a CDS encoding alpha-ketoacid dehydrogenase subunit beta, with protein sequence MSVKTYAKALNEAYAEAMRSDPSVFTFGEDIEMGLFGVTTGLIEEFGPNRVRNTPISEAALAGMGVGAAIMGTRPIVEIQFADILVISMDHLVQSAAKIRYLSAGKACCPLVVRAPMGIGLNLGMHHSQCVEAWFMNVPGLKIVCPSTPYDAKGLLHSAIKSNDPVLFLEHKRLYGTQEEVPDEPYTIPLSKGDIKRGGSDVTIVATSMMVSRSQEAAEILADEGIEAEIVDPRTIKPLDKEIILNSVKKTGRLVVVHESPKFGGFGGEIAAMVAEEAIDYLQSSIIRVGGREIPVPFASEEAAVPQVQDIVMAAEKICR encoded by the coding sequence ATGAGTGTTAAGACATATGCAAAAGCTTTAAATGAGGCATATGCTGAAGCCATGCGATCTGATCCGAGTGTTTTTACATTTGGAGAAGATATAGAAATGGGTTTATTTGGAGTCACTACAGGGCTTATTGAAGAATTCGGACCTAATAGAGTAAGAAATACCCCTATATCAGAAGCTGCTCTTGCCGGAATGGGTGTGGGTGCGGCTATCATGGGGACAAGACCTATTGTTGAAATACAATTTGCGGACATACTTGTAATATCAATGGACCATTTGGTGCAAAGCGCCGCGAAAATTCGCTATCTATCTGCTGGAAAAGCATGCTGTCCTTTAGTAGTAAGGGCCCCGATGGGCATAGGTTTGAATTTGGGAATGCATCATAGCCAATGTGTCGAAGCCTGGTTCATGAATGTTCCAGGTCTAAAGATTGTATGCCCTTCAACTCCTTATGATGCTAAAGGTTTACTGCATTCTGCAATTAAGAGCAATGATCCGGTTTTATTTTTGGAACATAAAAGACTTTATGGCACTCAAGAAGAAGTTCCGGACGAGCCTTATACGATACCCCTTAGCAAGGGAGACATAAAGAGGGGCGGCAGCGATGTTACAATTGTGGCAACCTCAATGATGGTAAGCCGCTCTCAGGAGGCTGCCGAGATATTAGCAGATGAAGGAATTGAGGCAGAAATAGTTGATCCGAGGACAATTAAGCCCCTAGACAAAGAAATAATTTTGAATTCCGTTAAAAAGACTGGCAGATTAGTCGTAGTTCACGAATCGCCTAAATTCGGCGGATTTGGCGGTGAAATTGCTGCAATGGTTGCTGAAGAAGCAATAGACTACCTGCAAAGTTCGATTATAAGGGTTGGAGGAAGAGAAATCCCTGTGCCTTTTGCCTCGGAAGAAGCTGCAGTACCTCAAGTTCAAGATATAGTAATGGCAGCCGAAAAAATATGTAGATAG
- a CDS encoding thiamine pyrophosphate-dependent dehydrogenase E1 component subunit alpha: MDLSKSDLLEMYRQMVLTRLFDIKTDEWFKKGLLKEVVHQSTGQEAIPIGSCYAIGPDDKVLPSLRTRGAFIARGVSARTMLLAMGARKKSPSKGHETSHHSCYPELGVLPGTGMVGSSISIGAGAALALSYKGTNNVVLNFFGDGAANRGDFHEAINLSGAWKLPCIFIIENNQIAVTMPANKATACKKFSDRAVGYGIPGYTIDGNNIIEVYSYTKEAVERARRGEGPTLLDCITFRMKPHAGIIPENRPSEIIEEWAKKCPIKRLGNYLIENDMASEEDLAKIKNDADSEIEEAFKSIQDEPVCTTDDMLTDVYEEGV, from the coding sequence TTGGATCTTAGTAAATCTGATTTACTTGAAATGTATCGTCAAATGGTTTTAACAAGGTTATTTGATATTAAAACAGATGAATGGTTTAAAAAGGGACTTTTAAAAGAAGTCGTTCATCAAAGCACCGGTCAAGAAGCTATACCCATTGGAAGTTGTTATGCAATAGGACCAGATGATAAAGTTCTGCCGTCGCTAAGAACCCGCGGCGCATTTATAGCACGAGGCGTTTCGGCAAGAACTATGCTTTTGGCGATGGGTGCCAGGAAAAAGAGTCCTAGCAAAGGACATGAAACTTCTCACCATTCCTGCTATCCCGAACTTGGAGTACTTCCTGGAACCGGAATGGTTGGCAGCTCTATTTCTATCGGAGCCGGCGCGGCTTTAGCTTTATCTTATAAAGGTACAAATAATGTGGTTCTTAACTTTTTCGGAGACGGAGCCGCAAACAGAGGCGATTTTCATGAAGCTATTAATCTATCAGGCGCATGGAAGCTGCCTTGCATATTTATAATTGAAAATAACCAGATAGCTGTGACTATGCCGGCTAATAAGGCAACGGCTTGCAAAAAATTTTCGGACAGAGCCGTTGGATATGGGATCCCTGGCTATACCATAGATGGGAATAATATAATTGAGGTCTATAGCTATACAAAGGAAGCAGTAGAAAGGGCCAGAAGAGGAGAGGGACCAACTTTATTAGATTGCATTACATTTAGGATGAAACCTCATGCCGGAATTATTCCAGAGAATCGGCCATCTGAGATTATTGAAGAATGGGCAAAGAAATGTCCGATAAAAAGACTTGGAAATTATTTAATAGAAAATGATATGGCATCAGAAGAAGACTTGGCAAAGATAAAAAACGATGCAGACAGTGAGATAGAAGAAGCATTTAAATCAATTCAAGATGAGCCGGTCTGCACGACGGATGATATGCTGACAGATGTTTATGAAGAGGGGGTATAA
- a CDS encoding MalY/PatB family protein, with the protein MKYDFDKVIDRKNDYSSKWNDLQKMFGRDDLLPMWVGDMDFESPQPVIDALVERAKKGVYGYTSTPPSYFESVAQWMKKRHNWNVETDWMVYTPGVVTALSFIINAFTNPGDKIIVQQPVYYPFFRVIEENGRRLVNNPLIYKDGKYTMDFDDLEEKVKDRRIKLMFLCNPHNPVGRVWTKEELTRLGRICLENNILVVSDEIHQDIVYPGATHIPFASISEEFALSSITCTSPSKTFNLAGLQTATIIIPNTVYYDIYKNFIKRLELLNNHVFGIVAQEAAYMYGEEWLNQLLEYLTGNLKLLIDEIEREIPQLKVIRPEGTFFVWLDCTSLGLDPHQLSDFMTNKAKLALESGYWFGTGGEGFERINIACPRIYVTEAVKRLKTAIREIK; encoded by the coding sequence GTGAAATACGATTTTGATAAAGTAATCGATCGAAAAAATGATTATTCGTCTAAATGGAATGATCTTCAAAAAATGTTCGGCAGGGACGACCTTTTGCCCATGTGGGTTGGGGATATGGACTTTGAAAGTCCACAGCCTGTCATAGACGCCCTTGTTGAAAGAGCAAAAAAGGGGGTTTACGGCTACACATCAACGCCTCCGTCCTATTTTGAATCAGTGGCTCAGTGGATGAAAAAACGTCATAATTGGAATGTAGAAACTGACTGGATGGTTTATACGCCGGGAGTAGTTACGGCGCTGAGCTTTATTATAAATGCCTTTACAAATCCAGGAGATAAGATTATAGTTCAGCAGCCGGTATATTATCCGTTTTTCAGAGTCATTGAAGAAAACGGCCGGCGCCTGGTAAATAACCCTTTGATTTATAAAGACGGGAAATATACCATGGACTTTGACGATTTAGAGGAAAAGGTAAAAGATCGCCGAATTAAACTTATGTTTTTGTGTAATCCACACAATCCCGTAGGCCGGGTCTGGACAAAAGAGGAATTGACAAGGCTAGGTCGGATATGCCTCGAAAATAATATTCTTGTAGTATCTGATGAAATCCACCAAGATATTGTCTACCCCGGAGCAACACATATTCCCTTTGCTTCTATATCAGAAGAGTTTGCCTTGAGCTCCATAACATGCACTTCTCCTAGCAAAACTTTTAACCTAGCCGGTCTTCAAACTGCAACTATAATAATTCCAAATACGGTTTACTATGATATTTACAAAAACTTTATCAAAAGGCTTGAGCTGCTAAATAACCATGTATTTGGAATCGTAGCACAAGAAGCAGCTTATATGTATGGTGAGGAATGGCTAAATCAACTTTTGGAATATCTTACAGGTAATTTAAAATTACTTATAGATGAGATCGAAAGAGAAATCCCTCAGTTAAAAGTAATAAGACCCGAAGGGACATTTTTTGTATGGCTTGACTGCACATCTCTTGGTTTAGATCCACATCAGTTAAGTGATTTTATGACAAATAAGGCAAAGCTTGCTTTAGAAAGTGGATATTGGTTTGGTACAGGCGGCGAAGGATTTGAAAGAATAAACATAGCTTGCCCCCGCATATATGTAACAGAGGCCGTAAAACGGTTAAAGACAGCAATTAGAGAAATAAAGTAG
- a CDS encoding D-alanine--D-alanine ligase family protein, translating into MKVGVFWRKFRNVELQRKISEENTYDDAYEEAFQHMTALQEAGFDAELIEWRNNDPRKTLREVFSKGIDIVFNASSLREVAFLEAFDIPYVGSGIDLVATNKATRKKILAFHQLPTPKFFVVKNSRSIPSHSLNYPLFAKPVSGRGSAGISEENIVYNLKDLGRIVDKIAKKIGQDTLVEEFIDGREITVGVIGNEEPKVLPILEIQYNSAKTNTYEHKMLDREIIKCPADLPKDIEDNIKETAVKIYKVLNVKDFGRIDMILSKDGTPYFLEINTFAGLTMPKGKAHSGYMGYMAQAEGMSAAKFIGQILQYAAKRYSFDEKVYELPS; encoded by the coding sequence ATGAAAGTAGGTGTTTTTTGGCGTAAATTCAGAAATGTAGAGCTGCAGAGGAAGATTTCAGAAGAAAATACTTATGATGATGCCTACGAGGAAGCCTTTCAACATATGACGGCCTTGCAGGAAGCCGGTTTTGATGCTGAGTTAATCGAATGGAGGAATAATGATCCTAGAAAGACATTGAGGGAAGTTTTTTCAAAAGGAATTGACATCGTTTTTAATGCTTCATCGCTAAGAGAAGTAGCTTTTCTAGAAGCATTCGATATACCTTACGTAGGCTCAGGTATTGATTTAGTTGCAACTAACAAAGCAACGCGCAAAAAAATCTTAGCATTTCATCAATTACCAACCCCTAAGTTCTTTGTAGTAAAAAATTCTAGAAGTATTCCTTCTCATTCTTTAAATTACCCATTATTTGCAAAACCTGTCAGCGGCCGTGGAAGTGCCGGGATAAGCGAGGAGAATATAGTATATAATTTAAAGGATTTAGGTAGAATCGTCGATAAAATTGCCAAAAAAATCGGTCAAGATACATTGGTTGAGGAATTTATCGATGGCCGCGAAATCACAGTAGGCGTTATCGGCAATGAAGAACCTAAGGTGCTTCCAATTCTTGAAATCCAGTACAATTCAGCAAAAACAAATACTTATGAGCACAAAATGCTAGATAGGGAGATTATTAAGTGTCCGGCAGATCTTCCGAAAGACATAGAAGATAATATCAAAGAAACAGCAGTAAAGATATATAAAGTCTTAAATGTCAAAGATTTTGGGCGTATCGATATGATATTATCCAAAGATGGCACTCCTTATTTTCTGGAAATTAACACTTTTGCAGGTCTTACAATGCCAAAAGGTAAAGCTCACAGCGGTTACATGGGATATATGGCTCAAGCCGAGGGCATGTCGGCAGCCAAATTTATCGGACAAATCTTGCAATATGCAGCAAAGCGCTATTCATTTGATGAAAAAGTATACGAACTACCATCATAA
- a CDS encoding Cof-type HAD-IIB family hydrolase, producing the protein MKVKFKNSDLFKGNYKKFKLAALDIDGTLINSHHIITSRTKNAIKKAKDAGIKVTISTGRHYRSALSRAKEINIDAPLICSDGALIKDFSTNSAIYHSLSKEIAADIMKTASQYDDFKIQIFTEERKINIGSSYRSKYFKRFLREPLKHSPIGYFNLMRDFAFIPVTNVKNVDEAIKAMEEEPLKVVVYGNERQEDLKLFIEEITKKYKDEISITSAIDNCIDILRGGVSKAKGLAVVSEKLGLNREEIIAVGDNINDIKMIEYAGLGVAMGNAPERVKSKADYVTADNDSEGLAIFFEKLLAGEIQIKETLPQTKFCQSER; encoded by the coding sequence ATGAAAGTAAAATTTAAAAACAGTGACTTATTTAAAGGCAATTATAAAAAATTTAAATTGGCAGCATTAGATATCGACGGTACACTTATCAATAGCCATCATATCATAACTTCGCGCACGAAAAATGCGATTAAAAAGGCAAAGGATGCAGGGATAAAAGTTACAATATCTACAGGACGACACTATAGAAGTGCCTTAAGCAGGGCAAAAGAAATAAATATAGATGCCCCTCTTATTTGCAGTGATGGAGCACTCATAAAAGATTTTTCTACAAATTCTGCCATATACCATTCTCTTTCCAAAGAAATTGCCGCGGATATTATGAAAACCGCATCACAATATGATGATTTTAAGATTCAAATCTTTACAGAAGAAAGAAAAATCAATATAGGTTCAAGTTACCGCAGCAAATATTTTAAGCGCTTTTTAAGGGAGCCGCTAAAACATTCACCGATAGGATATTTTAATTTAATGCGAGATTTTGCTTTTATACCGGTAACAAATGTAAAAAACGTGGACGAAGCAATTAAAGCTATGGAAGAAGAACCCCTTAAAGTCGTGGTTTATGGGAATGAAAGACAAGAGGATTTGAAACTTTTTATAGAAGAAATAACAAAAAAATATAAAGATGAAATTTCAATAACATCAGCCATAGATAACTGTATAGATATACTAAGAGGTGGGGTATCGAAGGCTAAAGGCCTTGCTGTTGTAAGCGAAAAGCTTGGGCTAAACCGTGAAGAAATAATAGCCGTAGGCGATAACATAAATGACATTAAAATGATTGAATATGCAGGACTGGGAGTTGCTATGGGCAATGCCCCGGAAAGAGTAAAAAGCAAAGCAGATTATGTAACTGCAGACAATGATAGCGAAGGTCTTGCGATATTTTTCGAAAAGCTTCTTGCAGGAGAAATACAGATAAAAGAAACACTGCCACAAACAAAGTTTTGCCAAAGCGAAAGATAA
- a CDS encoding DNA polymerase IV gives MLSILHVDMNAFYASCHQAKDSSLKNKPIMVAGDPKKRTGIILTASYEARRYGVKTGMPKWQAEKLCPQGIFMKPEYELYVDTSQNVMNILRNFTPQVEVFSIDEAWLDVSGCEKLFGDSLNIAKKIQFKIAKEIDLQCSIGVSSNKLLAKMASDMKKPNAITVLYPEDVPKLLWPLPVDKLFGVGRRMNERFSHMNIKTIGDLAITPKNVLEKAFGLNGTYLHLWANGIDDSRVNPHIADDAKSMGHSITMPADITSFDEAEKVLLFLAEQVGRRVRRENYLGRTVSITLKNNLFDVVTRSNTIFYTNNTEDIYNTAKRLLYSNWDGKMPLRLIGVSLSNLVKEFDQVSLFSEEKKKKKLNMAVDKIKDRFGDDAIFRARLLQDKELNERKLSKAQKMSENKRSRF, from the coding sequence ATGCTTTCGATTTTACATGTGGATATGAATGCGTTTTATGCTTCGTGCCATCAAGCAAAAGATTCTTCCCTTAAAAATAAGCCCATAATGGTAGCGGGAGATCCAAAAAAGAGGACCGGCATTATACTTACAGCCTCTTATGAGGCACGCAGATATGGAGTAAAGACAGGAATGCCAAAATGGCAGGCAGAAAAACTTTGTCCTCAAGGTATATTTATGAAACCGGAATATGAATTATACGTAGATACCAGTCAAAATGTCATGAATATCCTTAGAAATTTTACTCCACAAGTCGAAGTATTTAGCATCGACGAAGCATGGCTTGATGTATCAGGCTGCGAAAAACTGTTTGGAGATTCACTTAATATAGCTAAAAAAATTCAATTTAAGATTGCCAAAGAGATAGATCTTCAATGCTCCATAGGTGTATCATCAAATAAACTTTTAGCCAAAATGGCCTCTGACATGAAAAAACCTAATGCAATTACTGTGCTTTATCCCGAAGATGTTCCAAAGCTGCTTTGGCCCCTGCCTGTCGACAAATTATTTGGAGTGGGCAGGCGGATGAATGAGCGTTTTAGTCATATGAATATTAAAACCATAGGAGATTTGGCAATTACCCCAAAGAATGTTTTAGAGAAAGCCTTTGGTTTAAACGGTACATATTTACATCTTTGGGCAAATGGAATAGATGACAGCAGGGTAAATCCCCACATAGCAGATGATGCAAAATCTATGGGACATTCTATTACTATGCCGGCGGATATCACATCTTTTGATGAGGCAGAAAAGGTCCTTCTTTTTTTAGCCGAACAAGTAGGGCGCAGAGTGCGGCGAGAAAACTATTTAGGTCGGACAGTCAGCATAACATTAAAAAATAATTTATTCGATGTGGTTACCCGTTCAAATACTATCTTTTACACTAATAACACAGAAGATATTTATAATACGGCCAAAAGACTGCTTTATTCAAACTGGGACGGCAAAATGCCATTAAGACTTATAGGCGTAAGTCTTTCTAACCTTGTTAAAGAATTCGATCAAGTTTCTCTTTTTAGTGAAGAAAAAAAGAAGAAAAAACTTAATATGGCAGTGGATAAAATAAAAGATCGGTTTGGCGATGATGCGATTTTTCGTGCAAGACTTCTGCAGGATAAAGAATTAAATGAAAGAAAATTAAGTAAAGCGCAAAAAATGAGCGAAAATAAGAGAAGCCGGTTTTAA
- a CDS encoding phenylacetate--CoA ligase family protein → MIWNKQWECASRKDIEEIQLERLRATLKRVYDNVPYYKKTFDSMGITPADIKKLEDIRRLPFTTKDVLRDNYPFGLFAVPRNKLLRIHASSGTTGKPTVVGYTRSDLDTWAEVVARVVTQAGVTDEDMAQVAFGYGLFTGAFGLHYGLEKVGAAVVPASVGNTERQIMLLQDFESTALISTPSYALYMSEVAEKMGIDIKNLKLKYGLFGSEACTEEMRRELEKRWGILVTDNYGLSEVMGPGVSGECQYQDGMHIAEDHFLIEIIDPVTGEPKDYGEEGEVVITTLTKEALPLIRYRTRDISSLNPEPCKCGRTSTRMKKISGRTDDMLIIRGVNVFPSQIEGVLVQSEGLTPNYMLVVTKNGYMDELEVQVEVTEEIFTDRFRELEAMEKRIEHKLHTVLGISANVRLIAPNSLERFEGKARRVKDLRKQN, encoded by the coding sequence ATAATTTGGAATAAGCAATGGGAATGCGCTTCAAGAAAAGACATTGAGGAAATCCAGCTTGAAAGACTTAGGGCAACATTAAAAAGAGTTTACGATAACGTTCCTTATTACAAAAAAACGTTCGATTCAATGGGGATTACGCCTGCTGATATTAAAAAATTAGAGGACATAAGGCGCTTACCATTTACAACAAAGGACGTATTAAGAGACAACTACCCCTTTGGTCTTTTTGCTGTTCCTAGAAATAAGTTGCTGAGAATACATGCTTCTTCAGGTACTACAGGAAAGCCGACAGTGGTAGGATATACGAGAAGTGATCTTGATACATGGGCCGAAGTTGTTGCAAGGGTAGTAACTCAAGCCGGAGTAACAGATGAAGATATGGCTCAAGTGGCTTTCGGGTATGGACTTTTCACAGGTGCCTTTGGCCTCCACTATGGTCTTGAAAAAGTCGGAGCTGCTGTAGTGCCTGCATCAGTGGGGAATACCGAGCGGCAGATTATGCTTTTACAGGATTTTGAATCTACAGCCCTTATTTCAACTCCTTCATATGCTCTGTATATGTCAGAAGTTGCTGAAAAAATGGGGATTGACATAAAAAATTTAAAACTAAAATATGGCCTTTTTGGTTCAGAAGCATGCACAGAAGAAATGCGGCGGGAGCTTGAAAAGCGCTGGGGAATTTTAGTTACTGATAATTACGGTCTTAGCGAAGTGATGGGCCCCGGAGTTTCAGGGGAGTGTCAGTATCAAGATGGCATGCACATAGCTGAAGACCATTTCCTAATAGAAATTATTGATCCGGTAACTGGAGAACCGAAAGATTACGGCGAAGAAGGGGAAGTAGTTATAACAACACTTACTAAAGAAGCCCTTCCCTTGATACGCTATCGCACAAGAGATATATCTTCCTTAAATCCCGAGCCTTGCAAATGTGGTAGGACAAGTACTCGAATGAAGAAAATCTCCGGAAGAACCGACGATATGCTTATAATTAGAGGCGTTAATGTTTTCCCATCCCAAATTGAAGGTGTTTTGGTTCAATCGGAAGGTCTTACACCTAATTATATGCTCGTTGTTACTAAAAACGGTTATATGGACGAACTAGAGGTTCAGGTCGAGGTTACAGAGGAGATTTTTACCGATCGATTTAGAGAACTGGAAGCTATGGAAAAACGTATAGAACATAAACTTCACACAGTTTTAGGCATTAGTGCAAATGTTAGACTTATAGCTCCCAATTCCCTTGAACGATTTGAAGGAAAAGCCCGCAGAGTTAAAGACTTAAGAAAACAAAATTAA
- a CDS encoding secondary thiamine-phosphate synthase enzyme YjbQ has product MQKFTIRTEEHNQMLDITTIVQKSVDESEVKDGICYIFIPHTTAGITINEGADKDVSIDILETLDKLIPHNGDYRHLEGNSDAHIKASLVGNSLALIVREGKLLLGTWQRIFFCEFDGPRTRNIIVKVMEDK; this is encoded by the coding sequence ATGCAAAAATTTACTATTAGAACAGAAGAACATAACCAAATGCTTGATATAACTACAATTGTTCAGAAAAGTGTAGATGAGTCAGAAGTGAAGGATGGTATATGTTACATTTTTATTCCTCATACTACAGCGGGAATTACCATAAATGAGGGAGCAGATAAGGACGTGTCAATTGATATCCTAGAAACTCTAGATAAACTTATTCCTCATAATGGTGACTATCGCCATTTAGAAGGAAATTCGGATGCCCATATTAAAGCTTCATTGGTGGGAAACAGTTTAGCACTTATAGTCAGAGAAGGTAAATTATTACTAGGCACATGGCAGAGAATATTTTTCTGTGAATTTGATGGACCCAGAACAAGAAATATCATAGTTAAGGTTATGGAGGACAAATAA
- the dhaM gene encoding dihydroxyacetone kinase phosphoryl donor subunit DhaM has product MVGIVLVSHSKKLAQGAKELIEQVVREKIKIEEAAGTSDGRLGTDAFLIEEKIIEVFDGDGVLVIPDLGSAVMSAEMAIEDLREDVRKKVCMADAPFVEGAMSAAMEASFGKSLEEVKKAAEDTRGMKKIM; this is encoded by the coding sequence TTGGTTGGAATTGTACTTGTCTCACATAGCAAAAAGTTGGCACAAGGAGCTAAAGAGCTCATAGAGCAGGTTGTAAGAGAGAAAATAAAGATTGAAGAGGCTGCAGGAACCTCAGACGGCAGACTGGGCACTGATGCATTCTTAATCGAAGAGAAAATCATCGAAGTCTTTGATGGAGACGGAGTATTAGTTATACCGGATCTTGGTAGTGCGGTAATGAGCGCCGAGATGGCCATTGAAGATTTAAGAGAAGATGTAAGAAAGAAGGTTTGCATGGCAGACGCTCCTTTTGTAGAAGGAGCTATGTCGGCAGCTATGGAAGCAAGCTTCGGGAAAAGTCTTGAAGAAGTTAAAAAAGCTGCCGAAGATACACGAGGTATGAAGAAGATAATGTAG
- the dhaL gene encoding dihydroxyacetone kinase subunit DhaL, translating to MAVDSAQLIKIINHMAQYIEENKDFLTELDAAIGDADHGINMAKGFKAVSEKISSMEDKDCGTILKTVGMTLVSTVGGASGPLYGTAFMRASQATGTKDKITFEDLPTILDAALEGIKMRGKAQKGEKTIIDSLEPAVKVLKSSSPADLNLLKKAVDAAKDGVEYTKGIIAKKGRASYLGERSIGHQDPGATSCYIMLKAIYDALENMQK from the coding sequence ATGGCAGTTGACAGTGCACAACTTATAAAAATAATAAATCATATGGCACAGTATATTGAGGAAAATAAGGATTTTTTAACAGAGCTTGATGCGGCAATTGGCGATGCCGATCACGGCATAAATATGGCAAAGGGCTTTAAAGCGGTCAGCGAAAAAATTTCATCGATGGAAGATAAGGACTGCGGCACTATCTTAAAAACGGTTGGAATGACTTTGGTATCCACAGTAGGAGGTGCATCAGGTCCTTTATACGGGACGGCATTTATGAGGGCATCTCAGGCAACCGGGACAAAAGATAAGATCACATTTGAGGATTTGCCTACTATATTGGACGCCGCCCTTGAAGGCATTAAAATGCGAGGAAAGGCCCAAAAAGGCGAAAAAACCATAATAGATTCTTTAGAACCTGCTGTCAAAGTCTTAAAAAGTTCTTCGCCTGCAGACCTTAATCTTTTAAAAAAAGCTGTAGATGCGGCAAAAGATGGTGTAGAATATACGAAAGGCATTATCGCAAAAAAAGGAAGGGCAAGTTATCTTGGGGAAAGAAGCATCGGTCATCAAGACCCGGGAGCTACATCCTGCTATATTATGCTTAAAGCTATATACGATGCACTGGAAAATATGCAAAAATGA